Genomic window (Streptomyces sp. TG1A-60):
CGGATGTAGTGCATACGCATCTTGCCGCTGATGTGTGCCAGGACCTGGTGGCCGTTCTGGAGCTCGACCTTGAACATGGCGTTCGGCAGAGACTCGACGACAGTGCCCTCGATCTCGATGGCACCTTGCTTCTTGGCCACGCTTCGCCCTTCGAATCGACTACCTTGATCGACTCCCTGTGACCGAATGAAGACATACGGAAACACCAGAGCCGACGAGTCAGTCTACGTCAGGGGCTCCAGAAACACGAATTCGGGTAAGGATGCCCAACAAGGGAGATCGTTACGCGCTTCCGAGGACGTGCGGCGGCTGTGCCGGTGTACGGCTCGGCCGCGCGGGCGCGAACGACCACGAACTGACCCGCAGCCGGCAACGGGAACTCAGCCCACCGGATCGGGAGCCGCGGTGATCCCGAACTCGGCCAGCTTCGCCTTGCCCCCGTCGGGCGCGGTCAGCACCAACGGCCCCGCCTCGGTCAGCGCCACCGAGTGCTCCCAGTGCGACGACCACGTGCCGTCCGTCGTCACCACGGTCCAGTCGTCCGCCAGCACCTCGGTCTTCGGCGTTCCCAGGGACACCATGGGCTCGATCGCCAGACAGAACCCCGGCACCAGCTTCGGCCCCTTCCCCCGCCGCCGCTCGACGTAGTTCAGCAGATGCGGGTCCATGTGCATCTCCGTGCCGATCCCGTGCCCGCCGTAGTCTTCGACGATCCCGTACTTCCCGCCGCCCGGCTTCGGCTGCCGGCGGATGTACGTCTCGATGGCCCGCGAGACGTCCACGAGGCGGTTGCCCTGCTTCATCGCGGCGATCCC
Coding sequences:
- the map gene encoding type I methionyl aminopeptidase, whose translation is MVQIKSPEQIATMREAGLVVAAIHAATRKAAVPGASTKDLDEVARKVLAEHGAKSNFLGYGGFPATICTSVNEVVVHGIPSDEVVLKDGDIISVDCGAIIDGWHGDAAYTAFVGSGHAPELIELSRVTEESMWAGIAAMKQGNRLVDVSRAIETYIRRQPKPGGGKYGIVEDYGGHGIGTEMHMDPHLLNYVERRRGKGPKLVPGFCLAIEPMVSLGTPKTEVLADDWTVVTTDGTWSSHWEHSVALTEAGPLVLTAPDGGKAKLAEFGITAAPDPVG
- the infA gene encoding translation initiation factor IF-1; amino-acid sequence: MAKKQGAIEIEGTVVESLPNAMFKVELQNGHQVLAHISGKMRMHYIRILPDDRVVVELSPYDLTRGRIVYRYK